The window TCGGGGCTGCCCGTCGTCAGCACATGCGCGGCCGGTGTCCCCGAGGTGAGGGGTGCACCGTCGAAGCGGTCCATGAGCGCGGGCCGGCTGCCCAGGCTGCCCTCCACCCGCAGCCTGCCCTCCGCCGACGTCATCACCACGAGGGTCTGGATCCGGAAGGCGGGCATCAGCTGGTCGCCGGCCAGCTCGATCACGTCCTTGGTGGCGACCGCCTCGGTGAGGGTCGCTGCCAGATGCATCAGGTGGTACAGCGCACCGGCCCGGGTGGGGACGGTCGAGATCGGGGGCAGCGGGGGTGTCGGATCGTCCGTGGGCCCCGGCTCCGTGGTGGGGATGATGCGGACGCTGATGCCGGTGTTGTCCGGGAAGAGGTGAAAGGTCAGCCATCGGTCCGGGGGCCGCAGCACGGTGAAGGACGTCTGCTGACGGCCGATGACGGCAGCCCGGTAGTGGTCCTCGACGGCCGGATTGTTCAGCCAGGGGAGCGACACCCAGGGCAGGGTCCCCAGCACGTCCTCGGCCCTGGCCCCCAGCAGGGCGGAGGCGGCGTCGTTGAGGAAGGTGATCGAACCGTCCATGGCCAGCGCGCAGCTTCCTCCGGGGAGCCGCTGGACGAACTCCGCGGCGCCAAGGGCTTCGGCCGGCCCGGGCGGCACCGGTTCCGGTCGGGGCAGCACCCGCGGCTGGGCGCCGGGAAGAACCGGGGAGCCTCTGCTCTCGGCCTGCTGCAGGAGCATCCCGATGGAGTGGCAGCCCGCGAGGAAGGCCCGGCGCTCGTCGGACGACAGCTCCGGCGAGTGGGATCCGGGCCACAGCAGGACCACCCCGCCCCGGTCGGAGGCGCCGGTACGGACCGGGGCGGCGCAGAGGGCGAAGCGGTACGGCAGGACGAGAGCGGTACGCGGATAGCGTCGGGCCAGCTCCTCCTGGCTGCCCAGCCAGATCGGACAACGCAGGCGTACGGCGTCGGCCACCGGCATGGGCGCGGACAGCGGGACCCTGGTCCACAGGGCGGCGAGCTGAGCCGGCGCCCCGGCCAGGACCGTCAGGTGCAGCGTCGTGCCGTTCCTCGGCAGCAGGTACAGCATGGCCACCGAGGCGCCGGACTCGCGCACGACACGGGCCACGGCGCCGTCCAGCAGCTCCGTACCCGGATCGGTGGCGGCGACAGGTGCCGCGTGGTCGTGCACGTTCTCCAGCGTCCCCCGGGAGAAGCGGCCCCGCACCCGCTGCCGCTCACGGTGTGCGCGGACGGTGAGCCGGCGGGCACGCGGGCGGCCCGGGCACGCGAAAGGGCCCGGATGCCGGGGAGCATCCGGGCCCTCTCACACGGGCACAGGAGGTTACGGGAGCTGGGCCGCCCGCGCCTCACGCCTGTTGTCACGGAAGGTGTTCACCCGCCGCGCCGTGGCGAAGAGCGGGATCACCGCCCCCAGGACGACCTGGAGCGCACAGCCGGTCTGCAGGAGCAGCTGGCCACCCGGGGCGTCGAACGCCCAGGCGGCGAGGAGCCCCATCGCGGAGACGATCCAGCTCAGCATGGCCACCGCGAGGACACCCCGCGGCTTGGGGTACTCGACCCTGCTGACCATCAGCCACGCCACGCCGACGATGGCGAGCAGCGTCGGCACGAAGGGCAGCTCCAGGAGCACGATCGAGACGACCGTCAGCGCTCCGAAGGGGCTCGGCATGCCCTGGAACATGCCGTCCTTCAAGGTCACGCAGGAGAATCTGGCGAGCCTGAGCACCACGGCCAGCAGCACCACGATCGCCGCGAGCGCCGACACGCGCTGGTGCGCGTCGTCGGCGACCATGCCGTACACCAGCACGAAGTACGCCGGTGCGAGGCCGAAGCTGATCAGGTCGGAGAGGTTGTCCAGCTCCGCGCCCATCGGCGAGGACCGCAGCTTGCGTGCCACGAGCCCGTCGAAGAGGTCGAACACCGCCGCCATGAGCATGAGGATCACGGCGGTGGCTGCGGAGTGCCGGGCCATGCCCGACTCGTCACTGCCGGTGAGGTGCGGGATGAGGATTCCCGTGGTGGTGAAGTACACCGCCATGAACCCGCACGTGGCGTTACCGAGCGTGAGGGTGTCCGCTATCGACAGCCGCATCGAGAGCGGCATGTCCTCGGCGTCCTCCTCCTCGGCCTCCGGAACCCAGCCGGCCTGCGTCTCAGGATCAACTACGGTCAATTCGAGTCACCCCCGCGGTCGTGGCCTGGCCGACCTCGACCGCGACCTCGACACCTTCCGGAAGGTAGATGTCGACGCGCGAGCCGAAGCGGATCAGACCGATGCGTTCGCCCTGCTCCACCTTCGTACCCTGCGGGATGTAGGGGACGATGCGACGGGCGACCGCTCCCGCGATCTGCACCATCTCGATGTCGCCGAGCTCGGTGTCGAAGTGCCAGACAACGCGTTCGTTGTTCTCGCTCTCCTTGTTGAACGCCGGAACGAACCCGCCAGGGATGTGTTCGACCGAGGTCACGGTGCCGGCCAGGGGGGCCCGGTTCACGTGGACGTTCAGCGGGCTCATGAAGATCGCGACGCGGGTGCGCCCGTCCTTCCACGGCATGATGCTCTGCACCACGCCGTCGGCCGGCGAGATGACGCGGCCCTGGGTGATCTCGCGCTCGGGGTCGCGGAAGAACCACAGCATGCCCGCCGCGAGCGCGGTGGTGGGCACGGCCACGGCCGCCCAGCGCCCGGACCGGCGGGCCCGGGCGAGGCTGAGCGCCGCGGTTGCGACGGTCGGGAGGAGCCACGGCGATGCTCCGCGGGCGAGGCGGACCCCGCCGCGGGATGCAGAGTTCTGACTGTCGGGCATGGATGACCTTCGTAGCGGATGATGCCGCGCTGGCAACGGGGGGACGGCGGCTTTCCGGCGATGCTATCGGGTGCGAGCGGCAACTGGGCAAGCCAGCAGCCGAGTCGGACAGCTGAAAGGCTCCGGACGAGGTTGACAGGGTGTGATGTTCTTCGCCACCAAATCATCTCGAAGGGGACAATCAGCCCTGGAGTCGGTACTCCTCGAGCAGCCGGCGACCGATGATCATTTTCTGGATCTCGGCGGTACCTTCACCGATCAGCAGCATCGGGGCCTCACGGTAGAGGCGCTCGATCTCGTACTCCTTGGAGAAGCCGTAGCCGCCGTGGATACGGAAGGCGTCCTCGACGACTTCCTTGCAGTACTCGGAGGCGAGGTACTTCGCCATCCCTGCCTCCAGGTCGTTCCGCTCCCCGGAGTCCTTTTTGCGTGCTGCGTTGACCATCATCGCATGGGCCGCTTCGACCTTGGTGGCCATTTCGGCCAGTTTGAACTGGATCGCCTGGTGCTGGGCGATGGGTTTTCCGAAGGTCTCACGCTGCTGGGCGTACGAAACACCCAGTTCGAATGCACGTTGCGCGACACCGCAGCCACGTGCGGCGACATTCACCCGTCCTACCTCGACACCGTCCATCATTTGGTAAAAACCTCGGCCGGTGGTGCCGCCCAGAACACGATTGGCCGGAATGCGCAGTCCGTCCATGATGAGTTCGGTCGTGTCGACGCCCTTGTAGCCCATCTTGTCGATCTTCCCGGGGATCGTGAGTCCGGGACGGACCTCGCCGAAACCCGACTCCTTCTCGACGAGGAAGGTCGTCATCGACCTGTGCGGCGCGGCGGCCGCCTCGTCAGGGAAGTGTCCTTCGTCACTCCTGCACAGGACGGCCACGAGCGTGGAGGATCCGCCGTTCGTCAGCCACATCTTCTGGCCGTCCAGGACGTACTCGTCGCCGTCGCGGACGCCCTTCGAGGAGATCGCCGCCACGTCGGACCCCAGCGCCGGCTCGGACATCGAGAACGCGCCGCGCACCTCGCCCAGCGCCATGCGCGGGAGGAAGGTGTCCTTCTGCTCCTGCGTGCCGTGCTGCTTGAGCATGTACGCCACGATGAAGTGCGTGTTGATGATGCCCGACACGCTCATCCAGCCGCGGGCGATCTCCTCGACGCACAGCGCGTAGGTGAGCAGCGACTCGCCCAGACCGCCGTACTCCTCGGGAATCATCAGCCCGAACAGGCCGAGTTCCTTGAGTCCTTCGACGATTTCCGTCGGGTACTCGTCGCGGTGCTCCAGCGCGGTCGCGACGGGAATGATCTCCTTGTCGACGAAATCACGGACCGTGGAGAGGATTTCCTGCTGGACGTCCGTCAGGCCGGCGGTCTGCGCGAGTCGGCTCATGGCTACTTCTCCACGTTCTTCTGCGGCGGCTGGATCGGCTCCGGGCGGCCGGGCTGTTCGCCGCCCCGCTCCTTGATGTACGTCTCGGTGGGGACCATCACCTTGCGGCGGAACACGCAGACGAGCGTGCCGTCCTGCTTGTACCCCTTCGTCTCGACGTGGACGACGCCGCGGTCGCTCCTGGACCTCGACGGGGTCTTGTCGAGCACGGTCGTCTCGCCGTAGATCGTGTCGCCGTGGAAGGTGGGTGCGACGTGCTTCAGCGATTCCACCTCCAGGTTGGCGATCGCCTTGCCGGAGACGTCCGGCACCGACATCCCGAGCAGCAACGAGTAGATGTAGTTGCCCACGACGACGTTCTTGCCGAAATCGGTCGTCCGCTCGGCGTAATTGCTGTCCATGTGCAGCGGATGGTGATTCATGGTCAGCAGGCAGAAGAGGTGGTCGTCGTATTCCGTGACCGTTTTCCCGGGCCAGTGCTTGTAGAGAGCACCGACCTCGAACTCCTCAAAAGTGCGGCCGAACTGCATGTCAGGCCTCCGGAGCTTCGAACTTGGAGGTGCGCTGCATGCCGGCTGCACGGCCCTTGCCGGCGATGACCAGGGCCATCTTGCGGCTGGCCTCGTCGATCATCTCGTCGCCGAGCATCGCGGAGCCCTTCTTCCCGCCCTCCTCCGACGTGCACCAGTCGTAGGCGTCCAGGATGAGCTCGGCGTGGTCGTAGTCCTCCTGCGACGGCGAGAACACCTCGTTCGCCGCGTCCACCTGTCCGGGGTGCAGCACCCACTTGCCGTCGAAGCCCAGGGCCGCGGCACGGCCGGCCACCTCGCGGTAGGCGTCCACGTCGCGGATCTGGAGGAAGGGGCCGTCGATCGCCTGGAGGTCGTGCGTCCGGGCCGCCATCAGGATGCGCATCAGGATGTAGTGGTAGGCGTCGGCCGGGTAGCCGGGCGGCTGCTGGCCGACGACCAGGGTCTTCATGTTGATCGAGGCCATGAAGTCGGCGGGGCCGAAGATCAGGGTCTCCAGGCGCGGCGAGGCGGCGGCGATGTCGTCGATGTTCACCAGGCCCTTGGCGTTCTCGATCTGCGCCTCGATGCCGATCCGGCCGACCTCGAAGCCCATGGTCTTCTCGATCTGGGTCAGCAGCAGGTCCAACGCGATGACCTGCTGCGCGTCCTGGACCTTCGGAAGCATGATGCAGTCGAGGTTCGGGCCCGCGCCCTCGACGACCGTGATGACGTCACGGTAGGTCCAGTGGGTCGTCCAGTCGTTCACCCGGACGACCCGGGTCTTGCCGGTCCAGTCGCCGCCGTTGAGCGCGTCGACGATGTGGTGCCGGGCGCCCTCCTTGGCGAGCGGCGCGCACGCGTCCTCCAGGTCCAGGAACACCTGGTCGGCCGGGAGGCCCTGGGCCTTCTCCAGGAACCGCGGGTTCGACCCCGGAACGGCCAGACACGAACGGCGCGGACGCAGCCGGTTCACGGGGGCCGGGGTGGTGGCGGGCGACGGGCTGGGCGTGGTCATGCGGGGACCTCCAGAGGGTCGAGCTTGTTCGCTGTCCGGATCTCGTCGACGATACGGCCGATGATCTCCGTGATGCCGAAGTCCTTCGGGGTGAAGACGGCGGCGACACCGGCCTCGATGAGAGCCCGGGCGTCGGCCTGCGGGATGATGCCGCCGGCGATCACCGGGATGTCCGTGGCGCCCGCCTCGCGCAGCCGGTTCAGCACGTCCGGTACGAGCTCGGCGTGCGAGCCGGACAGGATGGACAGCCCGACGCAGTGCACGTCCTCGGCCAGCGCGGCGTCCGTGATCTGTTCCGGGGTCAGCCTGATGCCCTGGTAGACCACCTCGAAGCCGGCGTCCCTGGCACGTACGGCGATCTGCTCGGCGCCGTTGGAATGCCCGTCGAGGCCCGGCTTGCCGACCAGCAGGCGCAGCCGGCCCACCCCGAGGTCGTCCGCGGTGCGGGACACCTTCTCGCGTACCAGGGCGAGCGGGGTGCCGGGTTCCGCGGTGACCGCGACCGGCGCGGACGAGACGCCCGTGGGCGCCCGGAACTCGCCGAACACGTCGCGCAGGGCCCAGGCCCATTCGCCCGTGGTGACGCCCGCCCGGGCGCACTCGACCGTCGCCTCCATCAGGTTCCCGGTGCCCGCCGCGGTCTTCTTCAGGGCGGTCAGCGCCTCGGTGGCGCGGGCCTCGTCGCGGTTGTCGCGCCACTCGTGCAGCGCGGCCACGACCCTGGCCTCGTTCTCGGGATCCACCGTCATGATGGCGGCGTCGAGATCGGCGGTCAGGGGGTTGGGCTCGGTCGTCTCGTAGATGTTGACGCCGACGATCTTCTCGTCGCCGGCCTCGATCCGGGCACGCCGGGCGGCGTGCGAGGAGACCAGCTCCGACTTGAGGTACCCGGACTCGACGGCGGCCATCGCGCCGCCCATCTGCTGGATCCGGTCGATCTCGGCCAGTGACTCGGTGACCAGCTCGTCCACCTTGGCCTCGATGACGTGCGAACCGGCGAAGATGTCCTCGTACTCCAGCAGGTCGCTCTCGTGCGCGAGCACCTGCTGGATGCGCAGCGACCACTGCTGGTCCCACGGGCGGGGCAGTCCCAGCGCCTCGTTCCAGGCGGGAAGCTGCACAGCGCGGGCGCGGGCGTCCTTGGAGAGGGTGACGGCCAGCATCTCCAGCACGATGCGCTGGACGTTGTTCTCCGGCTGCGCCTCGGTCAGCCCCAGGGAGTTGACCTGCACCCCGTAACGGAAGCGGCGCTGCTTGGCGTTCGCGATGCCGTAGCGCTCGCGCGTGACCCGGTCCCAGATGCGGCCGAACGCGCGCATCTTGCACATCTCCTCGATGAAGCGGACGCCCGCGTTCACGAAGAAGGAGATGCGGGCGACGACATCGCCGAACCTCTCCTCGGGGATCTGGCCGGAGTCGCGCACCGCGTCGAGGACCGCGATGGCCGTCGACATGGCGTACGCGATCTCCTGGACCGGCGTGGCTCCGGCCTCCTGCAGGTGGTAGCTGCAGATGTTGATGGGGTTCCACTTGGGGATGCGGTTGACCGTGTACGTGATCATGTCCGTCGTCAGCCGCAGCGACGGGCCCGGAGGGAAGACGTGCGTTCCCCGGGACAGGTACTCCTTGACGATGTCGTTCTGGGTCGTGCCCTGGAGCCTGTCCGGGTCGGCGCCCTGCTCCTCGGCGACCACCTGGTAGAGCGCCAGCAGCCACATGGCGGTGGCGTTGATCGTCATCGAGGTGTTCATCTGCTCCAGGGGGATGTCCTGGAACAGCCGCCTCATGTCACCGAGGTGCGAGACGGGCACGCCGACCCGGCCCACCTCGCCGCGGGCGAGGACGTGGTCCGGGTCGTAGCCGGTCTGCGTGGGCAGATCGAAGGCGACCGAGAGACCCGTCTGCCCCTTGGCGAGGTTGCGCCGGTAGAGCTCGTTGGACGCTTCGGCGGTCGAGTGACCGGCGTAGGTCCGCATGAGCCACGGACGGTCCTTCTGACGTTCGGTCATGGTGGACCTCAGACGTTGCGGAAGCGGTTGATGGCGTCGACGTGCTGCTCGCGGAGCTCCGTGTCGCGCACACCGAGGCCCTCCCGGGGGGCGAGCGCGAGGACGCCGACCTTGCCCTGGTGGAGGTTGCGGTGCACGTCGTACGCGGCCTGGCCGGTGTCCTCCAGGGAGTAGACCTTGGAGAGCGTCGGGTGGATCCTGCCCTTGGCGATGAGGCGGTTGGCCTCCCACGCCTCGCGGTAGTTGGCGAAGTGCGAGCCGATGATCCGCTTCAGCGACATCCACAGGTAGCGGTTGTCGTACTCGTGCATGTAGCCCGAAGTGGACGCGCAGGTCGTGATGGTGCCGCCCTTGCGGGTGACGTAGACCGAGGCGCCGAAGGTCTCGCGACCCGGGTGCTCGAAGACGATGTCGATGTCCTCGCCGCCGGTGAACTCGCGGATGCGCTTGCCGAAGCGCTTCCACTCCTTCGGGTCCTGGGTGCGCTCGTCCTTCCAGAACTTGTAGCCCTCGGCGCTGCGGTCGATGATCGCGGTCGCGCCCATCTTCCGGCAGATCTCCGCCTTCTGGTCGCTGGAGACGACACAGATCGGGTTGGCGCCGCCGGCCAGCGCGAACTGCGTGGCGTAGGAGCCGAGTCCGCCGCTGGCGCCCCAGATCAGCACGTTGTCGCCCTGCTTCATGCCGGCGCCGTTGCGCGAGACGAGCTGGCGGTACGCGGTGGAGTTGACCAGGCCCGGGGAGGCGGCCTCCTCCCAGCTGAGGTGCTTCGGCTTCGGCATCAGCTGGTTGGACTTCACGAGCGCGATCTCGGCGAGGCCGCCGAAGTTGGTCTCGAAGCCCCAGATGCGCTGCTCGGGGTCGAGCATCGTGTCGTTGTGCCCGTCGGAGGACTCCAGCTCGACCGAGAGGCAGTGTGCGACGACCTCGTCACCCGGGTTCCAGGCGTTGACGCCGGGGCCGGTGCGCAGGACGACGCCCGCCAGGTCGGAACCGATGACGTGGTAGGGCAGGTCGTGGCGCTTGCTGAGGTCGCTGAGCTTGCCGTAGCGCTCCAGGAAGCCGAAGGTCGAGACCGGCTCGAAGATCGAGGTCCAGACGGAGTTGTAGTTCACCGAGCTGGCCATGACGGCGACCAGGGCCTCGCCCGGGCCGAGCTCGGGCACCGGCACGTCCTCGACGTGGAGGGACTTGCGCGGGTCCTTGTCGCGGCTGGCGACCCCGGCGAACATCTCCGCCTCGTCCTTGTGCACGGTCACCGCGCGGTACGACTCGGGGATGGACAGGGCGGCGAAGTCCGCGGCCGTGCTGTCCTGCGACTGGATCGCGTCCAGGATTTCCTTCACGGTGATGCCTCCGGCAGATCGGGTCTCCGGCGTCGAGGGAACGCCGGAGGGACCCCTATGGGCAGGGGAGCGTGCGGTGTGGAGGTGTGCCGTCGGTTCGGCGGGTGGTGCGTGGCCTGCTCGGTGGAGCAGAAGGGTTGCCTGTGACGCAGGCGCCCGGGCGCGCGGACACGTGGTCTGCGGGGACAGCCGGCGTACGAGAGATCTCTGCACGCCGGCCGCCCGGACTCCTTCAACGTATGGCACTCCGTGACAGGTGGCAAGGCACCCAGTGCCAACAATTTCTCTCAGTTGTCATCTCGTAGGCACGCATGAGCAACATCATGGCCGGTATGCCTGGTTGATCCCGTGGGCGACGGCCCTACGGCGTGGTGCGGTACACGTACGGCGTCGTCGTCCCGAGGGCGGTGAAGCCGAGCCGCCCGAGGATCGGGGCCGACAGCCCGGTCGCGTCGACCTGCAGGAAGCGGTACCCGAGGTCCGCCGCGATCCGGGCCCGGTGGGCGACCAGCGCGCGGTACACCCCCCGGCCCCGCCAGGGGGCCGACGTGCCCCCTCCCCAGAGCCCGGCGAAGCCCGTCCCCGGGTACAGCTCCATCCGGGCGGAACTCACCGGCTCGTCCCCGGCCGTCACCACCACCGCGACGAACGTGTCGGGGGCCTCCGCGAGCCGGGCCAGGCTCTGGTGCCGCAGCCGCGAACCGTCCGTGCCGAACGCCAGCTCATGGGCCCGCACCATCAGCTCCACCCCGGCGGCGTCCGTCACCGTCCGCAGCGTCAGCCCCTCGGGGAGCTCGGCGGGCGCGGCCAGATCCGCCGCCGGTGCGACCAGCAGCGTCTCCGGCGGCTCGGCCGCGAATCCGGCGGCCGACAGGAGCGCGCCGAGCCCGGGCGGGTCGTCGTGTGCGTACAGCTTCCACTCGAACTCGGGGATTCCCAGGGCGGTGTAGTACTCCACCTGCGCCGCGATCTCCGTCCGGGCGCGGCCGGGGGAGAGGCCGGGGGCTGTCCACACCACGCCGTTCCAGTCGTCGGCGCCGCCGGTCCGCCGCACGACGTCGCCCGCTCGCTCGACCCGTGTGCCGGGACCGTCGGGGCGGGCGTGTTCGCGCATCTCGCGGTCGAACACAGTCAGCATCTCATCGGTTTCCATGGGTGCATCCGAGCACGTCCGCACCCTGCCCGACCACCGGTTTCTCCCTCCGGCGGCGTCAACGCGCGGGTTCGGGGCAGGTGGAAGTGATCTTGATCGGGCACGGCGGACAGGGGCGGGCAGGACGATGGCGATACGGGTGCGCAGACACGGCCGCGAGGGGCGCGGCCATGCTTTCGACCTGCGGCGGACGGCGTTCGGGTTCACACTCCTCGCCGTCCTCGTCTGCGGCGCGGGCCTGACGGTGCGCGCGGTCCTCCGCAGTGCCGAACGGCACCCGGCCGTCGCCGTGGTCGTCGCCGCGCTGCTGGTGGCCGGGGCCGCCGCGCTCCTGCGCGGGCGCCGCAACCGGAGAGCGGCCGCCGACGCGGCTGCGGCGGCGCTGGAGGCCGCGTACGAGGTCGTGGACGCCGCCCTGGAGGAGCAGACCGCCGCGGAGACCGTGGCGGCCACCGAAGAACTGCGGCGCCCCGTACCGGTCGACTACGCGGCCCTGGACCCGTACGAGTTCGAGGAGGCCGTGGCCGGGCTCTGCCGACGCGACGGCTGCCGGGACGCCGAGGTCGTCGGGGGCGCCGGCGACCTCGGCGCGGACGTCGTCGCCACCCTGCCGGACGGCCGGCGCCTGGTCGTCCAGTGCAAGCGGTACACGGCCGACAACAAGGTGGGATCCCAGGACCTCCAGCGCTTCGGGGGCACCTGCTACGCGGTGCACGGCGCGGAGGCGGCCGTGGTCGTCACCACCGGCGCGTTCACCGGGCCCGCTCTGGAGTACGCCGAGCAGTGCGGGATCCTCTGCGTCGACCTCGACGGGCTCACCGCGTGGAGCGAGGGCAGTGCGGCCCCGCCCTGGCACGCCGGGGCGCCCGTGGAGCCCGGCGGCACGATGGCCGCGGAGCCCGTCACGGGGTGAAGGCGCCGCTCAGCGCTCCTCCAGCGCCTTCCGGATCGTGCGCATGACCTCGTCGAGCGGGGCGTCGACGCGGGCCACGGCCACCAGCACCTCGCCCTCCGCCGACACGGAGGCCGCGGGGGCGGCGGAGGTCCTCGCGGGGTCACCGCCCACGGTGCGCCCCGCTCCGATCCCGGTGCCGAAGGTCTCGCGCACGATCGCGAACGCGTGGTCGAGCTGCGCCTCCACGTCCCCCTGGCCGCCCGCCCGCAGCCAGCGCCGCAGCACATGGTTGTGCGCGGTCACCACGGCGGAGGCGGCGACCTCGGCCAGCAGGGGGTCGTCGTTGCCGACGTGGTGGTCCCGCTCGTCGAAATGGCCCAGGAGATAACGGGTGAACAGTCGCTCGTAGCGGGCCACCGAGGCGATCTCGGCCTCCCGGAGCGT is drawn from Streptomyces sp. NBC_00178 and contains these coding sequences:
- a CDS encoding TetR family transcriptional regulator gives rise to the protein MSQPAKSPRSSAATDAPESAAGTRAAAQRLKMRRELAAAAMELFSTKGYEATTVDEIAGAAGVARRTFFRHFRSKEEAIFPDHDDTLVRAEAVLNAAPAHEHPLDTVCRGIKEVMRMYAAKPAVSVARYKLTREVPTLREAEIASVARYERLFTRYLLGHFDERDHHVGNDDPLLAEVAASAVVTAHNHVLRRWLRAGGQGDVEAQLDHAFAIVRETFGTGIGAGRTVGGDPARTSAAPAASVSAEGEVLVAVARVDAPLDEVMRTIRKALEER